One Tachysurus vachellii isolate PV-2020 chromosome 18, HZAU_Pvac_v1, whole genome shotgun sequence DNA segment encodes these proteins:
- the plppr2a gene encoding phospholipid phosphatase-related protein type 2a isoform X5: protein MAADEKPGVKSSTSILPCFLFVEILAGELMAFFMKSEGTQEKTIVTADCCYFSPLLRRIIRFLGVYSFGLFTTTIFANAGQVVTGNQTPHFLSACKPNYTALGCHSNLQYITERRACTGNPLIVASARKSFPSKDAALSVYSAVYTVMYVTLVFRTKGTRLTKPTVSLTLLCLAMLVGVVRVAEYRNHWADVLAGFFTGGAIAVFLVTCVINNFQQAKSSPPPMRTQRPESMLGMPMVALPCVESPLEKLQGDLHSLRSHDHQPYRFPATPDVLIPSRSISSEV, encoded by the exons ATTCTGGCTGGGGAGTTGATGGCATTCTTCATGAAGTCAGAAGGAACACAAGAGAAGACTATAGTTACGGCAGACTGCTGCTACTTCAGTCCTTTGCTGAGACGCATCATACGTTTTCTAG GTGTCTACTCCTTTGGCCTCTTCACCACCACTATCTTTGCCAACGCTGGACAGGTGGTCACAGGAAACCAGACACCTCACTTCTTGTCAGCATGTAAGCCTAACTACACAGCTCTTGGCTGCCACTCCAATCTCCAGTACATCACAGAGCGTCGAGCTTGCACAGGGAACCCACTCATAGTGGCATCTGCCCGTAAATCCTTCCCTTCAAAGGATGCAGCTCTGAGCGTCTACTCTGCTGTGTACACTGTG ATGTATGTGACGCTGGTGTTCAGGACAAAGGGAACGCGTCTGACAAAGCCGACAGTCAGTCTGACCCTGCTGTGCCTGGCCATGCTGGTAGGAGTAGTGAGGGTGGCAGAGTACCGCAATCACTGGGCAGACGTCCTTGCTGGGTTCTTTACTGGAGGAGCCATCGCTGTGTTTTTG GTGACCTGCGTGATCAACAACTTTCAGCAAGCGAAGTCCTCTCCTCCACCTATGCGAACCCAACGTCCAGAATCCATGCTGGGCATGCCCATGGTGGCTCTGCCTTGTGTGGAGAGTCCACTTGAAAA ACTCCAAGGGGATCTCcattcactgagatcacatgacCATCAGCCTTATCGGTTCCCCGCCACTCCCGATGTCCTCATACCGTCTCGCTCCATTTCCAGCGAAGTCTAG